The genomic window GACCACCGGCACCACGACCAGCAAGGGAGAATATCGCGGTTTCAAAATAAGCGTGGAAGAAAAAGCGGACAAGCAAAAAATGCTTTCCGAGGAAACCACCGTGACCACCCCGCAAAAGGGGTTAATCCGGACTGCTGACCGCGTGCTGCAGTCGGTCAGCGGCAGCGATTTGGCGCAATTTTCCGCTGAATTGCTGAATGCCGGATTGGAGATCATCCGCTTGCCCGCCCAACCCGGGAGCGGGGTTTGCAAGGTGCAATTCCGCGCTGTCCATGGGTTTGGAAAACCGATCCCCGGGGATCTGCTGATCTCGGGAAGGAGGGTAGGGAAAATATCGCTGGGCATGCCAACCACCCAGCTGGAAACCATCCTGCTCTCTTCGTACGTTGTCTTGAAGCGGAAAGTGCTTGTCAATGACGTGTATTACGATGTGTACAAGGTGCTGGATCAAAGCAACGAACCGCTTTTTTTTGTCTATGAGAACCAGGGACGGGTGTGGGGGATCTCCCTGATCAGCGATCTTTTTCAGACCGAGAAGGGCATCGGCATCAACAGCACTCTGGGGAGTTTGCGGATCAATTATCCCCAGGTCAAGGTGGGACTCTCCGAAAAAAATACCCCGTACGTTAAAATGGACGACGTGGAAGGGCTTTTCATCCTGCCCAGCGAAGGGATTGACATTAGAAAGCGTGTTTTCCCGAATAATACCAAGATCATTTTCTTCTCGGCCGGCCGGGCCGGATGCAAAATAGAAATTTATTTGAAAAGGGTCAGCAATCCCGTAGTCAGAAACGGTACGTAGGTGATCAGCAAGACCGCCACCAGTTGGATGATGAGAAAGGGGAAGACATCCTTGACGACTTTGCCCATCGGTTCATTGAAGCGGTAAGAGGCCAGGAAAAGGTTCAAACCGAGGGGCGGCGTCAGGTAGCCCAGTTCCAAGTTGGCCAGAAAAATGATCCCCAGATGCACGGGATGGATGCCAAAGAGATTGGCCACCGGGATGATCAGCGGGACGACCACCAGGATGGCCGAAAAGATATCCATGAAACAGCCCGTGATCAGCAAGCCGATGTTCAACAGCAGCAGGAACACATATTTGGAACTGATGTGGATTTGCACCCAGGCGGTCAACTGCATGGGGATCTCGGCATCGACGACATAATAGGAAAGACCCTTGGCCAGGGCCAGGATAGCCAGAACGCCGCCCATAACCGGCATGCATTTGAGCAGCACCTGAGGCAGATCTTTTATTTTCAGGTCTTTGTGAATCACGACCTCGATGAACAGGGCATAAATCACCGCGATGGCTCCGCTTTCCACCAAGGTGGTGATGCCGCCGAAATAACCGTACACAATAATGACCGGCAGGAGCAATTCCCAGAAAGAATCCTTGGTGGCGGTAAAAGCTTCCTTTAAAACAAAGTGTTGCCGGGTCACCTTGTTTCTTATAGCGTACCAAATTCCAAATATGATCATGGTCAGCACCATGAGAATTCCCGGGACGATGCCGCCGATAAACATATCCTTGATGCTGATTTGCGCCGTTACCCCGTAAATGATGACCGGCAGGCTCGGCGGAAAAAGCAGGCCGATGCTGCCGGTTGCGGTGAGCAGACCGGTGCTGAATTTCGGGCTGTAGTTCCCCTTGATCAGAACATAGGACAGCAGACCGCCCACCGCCAGGATGGTGACCCCGGATGCGCCGGTGAAAGTGGTGAAAAAAGTGCAGACCAGGATGGCCATGATGGCCAAGCCGCCGGGGAACCATGAAAAAAAAGCCTTGAAAAGCTTGACCAGCCTTTCGCTCGCCTTGCTTTCAGACAGGACAAAGCCGGTGAAGGTAAAAAGGGGAATGGCGGCAATGGCATGGCTGGTTAGAAGCGAGTATGCTTCGTTGGCCATGACCTCCAGCGGTTGGGCCGCTTTGGCGAAGAACAGGAAACCCAGGCCTCCCAGAACGATGAATATCGGTACCCCGAAGACCGCCGAGACGATCAAGACCAAGATCAAAGGGGTGACCAGGCGACCCAGGACTTGGTTGTAAATCGGCACCAGGGAATCTAAGAATTCACCGGCGCTTGGAAGCAACACATGGGAAACATTGGCGATTGCCCCCAACGCCAGGAGCGTTCCCAGGATCAGCCCCAGCGCGGCGATGATTTTCGCCAAAGGCTTGGGCGGGGTATGGGTGATGAAGCGAACAGCCATGAGCAGGTATCCCAGGGGCATGACCATGGTTATCCAGCGCAAGGGGAAAATTGCTACTTTTTCTTCTGGGCCAAAGGCGTTCAGGAGAAATGAAAATGAGATCCAGGCGAAGGCGGTGCAGAAAGTCGTGTTGATCAAAGCGCTGACCACCTGGATGCGCTTCAGAAGCCCAGCGGGTAATTTCCAATTCAGCGTGAGCGATAGATGTTTGTTTTCTCTCGCCGTAATGACGGCGCCGATAAAAGCCAGTATCAGAACCAGGTGATGGGTGAACACGGTGGAATTGGCTACGCCGGTGTGAAAAACCGTGCGGGCGATCACTTCCAAAAAAGGAAAAAGCGCCAGCAGGAAAATAGTAAAAAAAGCCAGTAAATTTTCTAATCCATTGAACAGTTCTACAAACTTCCTATTGGACATTTTTCTGGCGATACTCCTGCAGCAATTGCCGTACTTTATCGTAGATTTCCCGGCTAAATTTCTTGCCGACCAGTTCGTCCATGCCCTTGTTGGCGGCATCCTGCCATTGGGGCAGGCTGTCGGCCGGTGCTTCGTGGATGATCAGGCCATTTTTTTTCATGGAGGCCAGTGCGTCCCGTTCCAATGCGTCGGTTTTTCCCGACAAAGCAGCCTCGACTTTTTTCACCGCGGCCATCATCGGCTGCTTGTAGTTTTCGGGGATCTTATCCCAGATCCTGCTTACGATGACCAAACCTCCCACCAACGGCGCTATATTCAGGGAATTCATGTGCGGAGCAAAGGGGAAATACTGCCCGGCGCCGGCCAGCAGCGGTGGCAGATAGAAAGCCTCAACCATGCCGCTTTGCAGGGACATCATCAAGTCCTTGAGTTCGGTGGGCACGACGTGGTAGCCCGATTTTTTCCAGGCCTGCTCCATTTCCGGTTCGCCGCTGCTGACCGACAGTTTTTGCTTTTTCATATCCTGCGGGTAGAGTACGGGACTCTTCGAGAAAAAATTGACCCAGCCGCTCATGGTCCAGATGATGGTCTGGTATCCCTTTTCTCGGTTTTGTTTTTCAAAGATGGGCACCAGTTGCCCCATGATGTAATTTAGCTCTTTTTCCGAATTGAACAAGAAAGGAGCACTGAGCACGAGCGCGTCGGCATTGATGTCCGTGATTCCGATATTGGTCAGCACGGCTCCGCCCAGGGTGCCGAATTTCATCTTGCGGATCATGTCGTCCTCGTCACCGGCTATCCCGCCCGGATAGATTTTCAATACCACCTGGCCGTTGGTGATTCGTTCCCATTCGCGGCCGATCTCCTTCAGCGCGTCGTTCCAGGGCGAGCGGTCCGGGGCGATGCTGCCGATCTTGATGACTTGCGCGCTAGCGAGCAGGGGCAGGAACAGCAAAAGAATGATTATTCTCATCCACTTCATAATTCTTACTCCTTGTTTCCGCTATTGGCGGGTTCCGCATCCAGGAAAAAATCGTCGGCGTGTTCGCTGAGCCAAAGCGCCTTGCGCTGATTCAGAATATTCACCAGCCGGTTTTCCGGATCGTTGTCCGGGTCGATGGCCAGCGCCTGCTTGAGCAACGAACGGAATTCCTCGAGGTTCTGTTCCTTGACCGCGACGGTGGTCGCCAGCGAGATGTAGGGAGTCGCAGACTTGCCGGCAGAGATGGCGATCGCCTTTTCAAAATGTTCGCGCGCCTTCTGCAGGCTCCCGCCCATGTAATCGGGCAGCGATCCGTAATAGAGGATGTAGAATTCGTGGATGGCGCCTCCGGAATAATCGGCTTCCAGCTCGAGGACCCGGTTCATCAAGGCGGCCGCGGCCGGCAGGGTCATCCCCAGGTCCATGTCGAAGGGGTCGATGGCGTAGGCGCCGAGCCAGCCGGCCCCGGCCCAATAGAGCAACGGGACGTCTTTTTTATCCGTGGCGGCCAAAGTCTGGGCATATAGTTTTTTCTGCAAATTTTGTTTGAAGCCGGGGTACTTGTGCTCAAGCGCGGAAAGGATGATGTCGCGGCCGCGCAAATACAGTTTTTTTGCGCGCTGGTAATTGAATTCCTGCAATTTGAATTCGCTGGCCGGAAGCATGAGCGCCGGGGACTGCAGAAAGGCGTTGGCGTACATGATGTAAAGACTCCCCGTTTTCAGCTTGAGTCCCAGGTGGCCGGGATTGGCGACCATCAGCGATTCGTACATCTTGATGGCGAAAGGCAGGGCGTCACCCACCAGCTCGGGGTCGTCGTCGCCGCTGAACACCGTGCTGGAAGACGGCCCGGTCAGGGCGTTGGCGACCTGATTCATGGCGAATTTTTTTATGGAGCAGGCCGGGGAAAAAAGCAATCCGGGTAGCAGAAGCAGGGCAATCGAAAAAAATGGGTTTTTCATTCGCTCTTTCTCCCGGAGCTATTATACACCATTTTCGGCCGTCTGTAAGGCTATGGCAACGAAAAAAAATGAAATGGCCGGCAACAATGACAGCCTGGAATCTTTTTGGTTAATTTTTAACATTTGACTGATTGAAAAAAAAGGCATACAATAAACTCGGATAAATGCATGCCGGGAAAAAACAATTTGGCTCGGGAAATTGCCAGGCTGAAAAAGCAGAAAAATGCCGTCATCCTGGCCCACAACTACCAGGTCGAGGCGGTGCAGCTCAGCGCCGATTTTCTGGGCGATTCCCTTGAATTGAGCAGGAAAGCGGCCGAATTGACCCAAGCGATCATCGTCTTCGCCGGGGTGAAATTCATGGCCGAAACGGCGAAGATCCTTTCGCCGGGGAAAAAAGTTTTGCTGCCGCGCCTGGACGCCGGCTGTCCCATGGCCGACATGATCACCCTGGATGACCTGCGCGAAATGAAGCGGCAGCACCCGCAGGCACCGGTTGTGACCTACGTGAACTCGTCGGTCGAGATCAAGGCCGAGAGCGATGTCTGCTGCACGTCGGCCAACGCGGTCCAGGTTGTGGCCGACATCCCGGCCCGGGAAATCATCTTCATTCCCGACGAAAACCTGGGGAGCTATGTACAAAAAATGGTTCCCGATAAAAAATTGTTTTTGTTTGAGGGTTTTTGCTATGTTCATTGGCGCATAAGCGCGGACGAGATCGTCGCTATGCGCAACCGCTATCCCCTGGCGACAGTGATCGTTCATCCGGAAGTGTGCCCGGAAGTGACGGCCCTGGCCGATGAAGTCCTGTCGACCAGCGGCATGCTGAAATACGTTTCGCGTTCGCCGCAAAAGGAATTCATCGTGGCCACCGAACAGGGTCTGCTGGAGAGGATGAAGCGGGAAAATCCCGGCAAGATTTTTTACCCGCCCGGGACAACCAAAATCTGCAGCAACATGAAGCGCACCACGCTGGCCGACGTCTATGCTGCCTTGAACGAAGAAAAGTATGAAATAACCGTTGACCCGCTTATCGCCGAAAAAGCCCGGCACGCGTTGCGGGAAATGTTAGAACCTAATAAAAAATTCTCTTTACAATAAGTATGGATAATTTTTTATTTGTGGTTCTTATCCCCCCATGCCGGGGACTTTGCAGTTTTGCTGGACTAAAATTCGCCTAGGAGAATGAAATGGAATTGAAAGAAAAAGTGACCGCCGTGATTGAAGCGGTTCGTCCCGCCCTGCAGGGAGACGGCGGCGACATTGAGTTGGTTGACGTGCTCGCCGAGGAGAAAGCCGTCCTGGTCCGTCTCAAGGGGGCATGCTTCGGTTGTCCGATGAGCACCTTCACCATCAAGGGCTACGTCGAGCAGGTCATGAAGGAACAGGTTCCTGAAATCAGCGAAGTCCGCCTGGTCAAATAAGGGTTGAAGGTGAATCTTCTCAGGCGCGGCCTGTGCGCCCTCGTTTTTCTCCCTTTATTTTTGCCGGCTGCCGAACCCCGGGTGCTGCGGCTCGGTTGTTTCGATTTCCCGTCGGTTTTGAATCCCGTCTATGCGACCAGCGAAACGGCGCAGGCAGTGATGAACAAAATCCATCAAGCCTTGTTTTACTTCGACCCGGCCGGCGAGATCCGTCCCGAGCTGGTGGCTGACTGGCAATGGGATGAAGGGCGACTGGAGATTTCGCTTACCTTGAAAAAGGGGGTCCGTTTCGCCAACGGTGCCGCCTTGCGAAGCCAGGATGTCGCGGCCACGATCGAGCTGCTGAAAAATCCCATCTATGAATATCCCTACCTTTCCGATCTGGCCTTCATTGAAAAAATCGCTGTCGTCGACCCCTGGCGCATGCGCATCAAGTTGAAGGAAAAATTCGCCCCCTGGAAAAACTATCTGACTTTCAAGATCCTGAGCGCCGACGATATCGGCGGCTGCGCTCCCGGCGCCTTCCGCTCACGCCTTCCAATGGGCTGCGGTCCCTTTCAAATCGAGAAGGTAAACGAGCCGCGAGCCATCGTTCTGAAGGAGAATCCCTATTACGGTAACCGCGGATCATTCACTCACGTCGTCTACTCGGTGCTGCGCGATCCCCAGCAGGGGCCATTGAAATTGCTCAATGACGAGCTTGATGCGGTTGATGTGCAAAGCGACGATGTGCAATCCTATCACCAGCTGCCCGAATGGCGCGAACGCTTCCGCCTTGTGCGCTACAAAAAATTCGGCTACACCTACCTGGTCTTTAATCTGAAGAACCCGCTCATCGACTTGAATTTTCGCCGATTGTTTTACAACCGCCTGTTGGCTTCCCCTTTCCTGGATGCGTTTCTGAAGGGAGCCGGAGAAAAGGTTTTTTCTCCCTTTCTATATTTAAGCGATAGTGTTCGCGCCCGGCCGCTGCCGGCCGCTGCCCCCTCCCAACGCCGCCACCTGCGCATACTGGCCAATAGCGAGTCTACCTTGCGCACGCAGCTGGTATTGTTCTTGTGCGAGGAGATGAAGGCGTTCAACGTCGAACTGGAACCCGTTTTCGTCGAGTACCAGACTTTTTTGAAGTACCTGAAGCAAGGCAATTTCGATCTGGCCGTTTCCGCCTTTCTCCTGGACATGGACTGGAATCTCAAGGATATATTGTCTAGTTCGGGGTATTTCAACTACGCCGGTTTTGTCGATGCGCAAATGGATGCCTTGCTCGAGTCGGGCCTGCGCGAGATGGACGAAAAAAAACGCCGGCTGATTTACCTGGATGCCCACGAACGCTGGCTGGCCTCCCTGCCCTTTATTCCGCTTTTCAACCTGAACTATTTCATGGGTGTTTCAAAA from Candidatus Aminicenantes bacterium includes these protein-coding regions:
- a CDS encoding TRAP transporter TatT component family protein; the encoded protein is MKNPFFSIALLLLPGLLFSPACSIKKFAMNQVANALTGPSSSTVFSGDDDPELVGDALPFAIKMYESLMVANPGHLGLKLKTGSLYIMYANAFLQSPALMLPASEFKLQEFNYQRAKKLYLRGRDIILSALEHKYPGFKQNLQKKLYAQTLAATDKKDVPLLYWAGAGWLGAYAIDPFDMDLGMTLPAAAALMNRVLELEADYSGGAIHEFYILYYGSLPDYMGGSLQKAREHFEKAIAISAGKSATPYISLATTVAVKEQNLEEFRSLLKQALAIDPDNDPENRLVNILNQRKALWLSEHADDFFLDAEPANSGNKE
- a CDS encoding ABC transporter substrate-binding protein, encoding MNLLRRGLCALVFLPLFLPAAEPRVLRLGCFDFPSVLNPVYATSETAQAVMNKIHQALFYFDPAGEIRPELVADWQWDEGRLEISLTLKKGVRFANGAALRSQDVAATIELLKNPIYEYPYLSDLAFIEKIAVVDPWRMRIKLKEKFAPWKNYLTFKILSADDIGGCAPGAFRSRLPMGCGPFQIEKVNEPRAIVLKENPYYGNRGSFTHVVYSVLRDPQQGPLKLLNDELDAVDVQSDDVQSYHQLPEWRERFRLVRYKKFGYTYLVFNLKNPLIDLNFRRLFYNRLLASPFLDAFLKGAGEKVFSPFLYLSDSVRARPLPAAAPSQRRHLRILANSESTLRTQLVLFLCEEMKAFNVELEPVFVEYQTFLKYLKQGNFDLAVSAFLLDMDWNLKDILSSSGYFNYAGFVDAQMDALLESGLREMDEKKRRLIYLDAHERWLASLPFIPLFNLNYFMGVSKLLKIPAGRFQTIGSTGDFFYTLQDW
- a CDS encoding TRAP transporter large permease subunit yields the protein MSNRKFVELFNGLENLLAFFTIFLLALFPFLEVIARTVFHTGVANSTVFTHHLVLILAFIGAVITARENKHLSLTLNWKLPAGLLKRIQVVSALINTTFCTAFAWISFSFLLNAFGPEEKVAIFPLRWITMVMPLGYLLMAVRFITHTPPKPLAKIIAALGLILGTLLALGAIANVSHVLLPSAGEFLDSLVPIYNQVLGRLVTPLILVLIVSAVFGVPIFIVLGGLGFLFFAKAAQPLEVMANEAYSLLTSHAIAAIPLFTFTGFVLSESKASERLVKLFKAFFSWFPGGLAIMAILVCTFFTTFTGASGVTILAVGGLLSYVLIKGNYSPKFSTGLLTATGSIGLLFPPSLPVIIYGVTAQISIKDMFIGGIVPGILMVLTMIIFGIWYAIRNKVTRQHFVLKEAFTATKDSFWELLLPVIIVYGYFGGITTLVESGAIAVIYALFIEVVIHKDLKIKDLPQVLLKCMPVMGGVLAILALAKGLSYYVVDAEIPMQLTAWVQIHISSKYVFLLLLNIGLLITGCFMDIFSAILVVVPLIIPVANLFGIHPVHLGIIFLANLELGYLTPPLGLNLFLASYRFNEPMGKVVKDVFPFLIIQLVAVLLITYVPFLTTGLLTLFK
- the dctP gene encoding TRAP transporter substrate-binding protein DctP, producing the protein MKWMRIIILLLFLPLLASAQVIKIGSIAPDRSPWNDALKEIGREWERITNGQVVLKIYPGGIAGDEDDMIRKMKFGTLGGAVLTNIGITDINADALVLSAPFLFNSEKELNYIMGQLVPIFEKQNREKGYQTIIWTMSGWVNFFSKSPVLYPQDMKKQKLSVSSGEPEMEQAWKKSGYHVVPTELKDLMMSLQSGMVEAFYLPPLLAGAGQYFPFAPHMNSLNIAPLVGGLVIVSRIWDKIPENYKQPMMAAVKKVEAALSGKTDALERDALASMKKNGLIIHEAPADSLPQWQDAANKGMDELVGKKFSREIYDKVRQLLQEYRQKNVQ
- a CDS encoding NifU family protein; the protein is MKEKVTAVIEAVRPALQGDGGDIELVDVLAEEKAVLVRLKGACFGCPMSTFTIKGYVEQVMKEQVPEISEVRLVK
- the nadA gene encoding quinolinate synthase NadA, producing the protein MPGKNNLAREIARLKKQKNAVILAHNYQVEAVQLSADFLGDSLELSRKAAELTQAIIVFAGVKFMAETAKILSPGKKVLLPRLDAGCPMADMITLDDLREMKRQHPQAPVVTYVNSSVEIKAESDVCCTSANAVQVVADIPAREIIFIPDENLGSYVQKMVPDKKLFLFEGFCYVHWRISADEIVAMRNRYPLATVIVHPEVCPEVTALADEVLSTSGMLKYVSRSPQKEFIVATEQGLLERMKRENPGKIFYPPGTTKICSNMKRTTLADVYAALNEEKYEITVDPLIAEKARHALREMLEPNKKFSLQ